A genomic window from Salvia miltiorrhiza cultivar Shanhuang (shh) chromosome 5, IMPLAD_Smil_shh, whole genome shotgun sequence includes:
- the LOC131026116 gene encoding uncharacterized protein LOC131026116, which yields MASSSQANVPYLRRDTIDQTEVAISTYYRDSHFPELVETLNVVGEQCNSDLLGRFRASCFGHFTDWRPGAKSNKALHQIVSRQIVSEENEMCFFLCGARVRFSPADYALVTGLNFGGSRFDATLQHDCSRVEAYQRFCGTRSMTIQSLIKRVCDLDRRVDDEDGSLYLRAVLVCVAHTIVLGLDTRVQPWLWVLVDDLATFDRFPWGAYSYKMLCHYTRETGKGEKYHFYGPSWALYVWALERVPGLGHMVAASSGDPTAHPRCLRWTFRGKPRLHGLRDLFEGQGGVLPLEPDDDDLSSHYFISALTPGELSVSFRPPDNPLARGVQFPQQTGSPCCGGARGRGECT from the exons Atggcatcttcttcacag gcgAATGTCCCATATCTTCGTCGCGACACTATAGACCAGACGGAGGTTGCTATCAGCACCTACTATAGGGATTCACATTTTCCGGAGctggttgaaactttaaatgtggTCGGCGAACAGTGCAATTCAGATTTATTGGGAAGATTTAGAGCATCATGTTTTGGGCATTTCACTGATTGGAGGCCCGGCGCGAAGAGCAATAAAGCATTACACCAGATTGTATCGAGGCAGATTGTGTCAGAAGAAAATGAGATGTGCTTCTTTCTGTGCGGAGCACGAGTCAGATTTTCCCCTGCGGACTACGCATTAGTGACTGGGCTCAATTTCGGGGGATCGAGGTTCGATGCGACGTTACAGCACGACTGCAGTCGCGTGGAGGCATACCAACGATTCTGCGGTACGCGAAGCATGACCATACAGTCGCTCATCAAACGCGTGTGCGATTTGGATCGTCGAGTGGATGATGAGGATGGGAGCCTGTACCTTCGTGCTGTCCTCGTGTGTGTGGCTCACACCATTGTTCTTGGGTTGGATACGCGGGTACAGCCGTGGCTTTGGGTTTTGGTGGATGATCTGGCTacatttgatagattcccctggGGCGCGTATTCGTATAAGATGTTATGTCATTATACGAGAGAGACAGGAAAGGGTGagaagtatcacttctacggtccttcgtgggctttatatgTCTGGGCATTGGAGCGCGTCCCGGGCCTCGGACACATGGTCGCAGCATCTAGCGGTGATCCGACAGCGCACCCTCGGTGTTTGAGATGGACTTTCAGGGGTAAGCCCCGGCTTCACGGTCTGCGCGATCTATTCGAGGGACAG GGTGGTGTCCTGCCCCTGGAGCCCGATGATGACGATCTGTCGAGTCACTACTTCATATCAGCGCTGACACCGGGCGAACTCTCGGTGAGCTTCAGGCCCCCCGACAACCCATTAGCTCGGGGTGTCCAATTTCCACAGCAGACCGGAAGCCCGTGTTGTGGAGGAGCGCGGGGAC
- the LOC131024997 gene encoding heavy metal-associated isoprenylated plant protein 39 has protein sequence MTKKVVLKLGVHDEKDKKKALKAVSSLTGIESLAMDMKEKKLTVVGAADPIEIVGKLKKHCHTELVSVGPGKEEEKKKGEPKKEDPKKTEAQKIEELLELYKKHYPYYTQSYHVYSVEENPNSCVIS, from the exons ATGACGAAG AAAGTGGTCTTGAAACTAGGAGTTCATGATGAAAAGGATAAGAAGAAGGCCCTGAAAGCAGTTTCTTCTCTTACAG gGATAGAATCTCTGGCTATGGACATGAAAGAGAAGAAACTGACAGTAGTAGGAGCAGCGGATCCAATAGAAATAGTTGGGAAATTGAAGAAACATTGCCACACAGAGCTGGTGAGCGTGGGGCCCGGCAAggaggaagagaagaagaagggaGAGCCTAAAAAGGAAGATCCCAAGAAAACAGAGGCTCAAAAAATTGAGGAGCTTTTGGAGCTCTACAAGAAGCATTATCCATACTACACACAGAGCTACCATGTTTACAGTGTTGAGGAAAACCCTAATTCTTGcgttatttcttaa
- the LOC131026117 gene encoding uncharacterized mitochondrial protein AtMg00310-like — translation MRAGQRTTYLGIPSTVGQSKSEIFQMLVDRTRKKSKDWKRRFLLGAGKMVLIKAVLQSIPSYIMSCFALPDQVCQQLNSVAVRFFWGQKNDERRIHWKSWKKICVPKGEGCLGFRDIALFNQAMLAKQVWRLLTNDTSLLARSLKARYFPINDLLLASNAHNPSYAWKSLLVGRDLIVKGLALEVRKWGANRIGVDSWLLDGKGQFFTAKVDDGFANLTAQEMMNGDLDAWDCEKIEEILQPSDRQKVLFQIQPKPNEKDRPFWPWGKFNMYSVKSGYKLALDLK, via the coding sequence ATGCGTGCTGGGCAGAGAACTACTTATCTGGGCATCCCTAGTACTGTGGGCCAATCGAAGAGTGAGATCTTCCAGATGCTGGTGGATCGGACGCGAAAAAAGTCTAAGGATTGGAAAAGAAGGTTTTTGTTGGGAGCGGGTAAAATGGTGCTCATTAAAGCAGTCCTCCAGTCTATTCCTTCATACATTATGAGTTGTTTTGCGTTGCCGGATCAAGTTTGTCAACAACTTAACAGCGTGGCGGTGCGGTTTTTTTGGGGTCAGAAGAATGATGAAAGACGCATCCATTGGAAGAGTTGGAAGAAAATTTGTGTGCCCAAAGGGGAAGGATGCTTGGGTTTTCGGGATATCGCTCTGTTCAATCAGGCGATGCTTGCCAAACAAGTGTGGCGCCTCCTTACTAATGATACATCCCTGCTCGCCCGGTCTCTTAAGGCGAGGTACTTTCCAATAAATGATCTATTGTTGGCTAGTAATGCTCATAACCCATCGTATGCATGGAAAAGTCTGCTAGTTGGTAGAGATTTAATTGTGAAAGGACTTGCCCTGGAGGTTAGGAAATGGGGAGCGAATCGAATTGGAGTGGATTCCTGGTTACTTGATGGAAAAGGCCAATTCTTTACGGCAAAAGTTGATGATGGTTTTGCTAATTTGACAGCTCAAGAGATGATGAATGGTGACCTTGATGCATGGGATTGTGAGAAGATTGAAGAGATACTGCAACCGAGTGATCGTCAGAAGGTTTTGTTCCAGATTCAGCCGAAACCAAATGAGAAAGATAGGCCTTTCTGGCCATGGGGTAAATTCAACATGTATTCGGTTAAGTCCGGGTATAAGCTGGCCCTTGATTTGAAATGA
- the LOC131026118 gene encoding uncharacterized protein LOC131026118, which yields MFMWRCLANALPTAQALRSKNIDVDVKCRRCGDYEETMEHALRDCSWVGVLWAVSPLRIQPLSNGDLCDIPTWFEKIRSLPSREVHALFATLVWTAWFARNMFLFQNKAFSHVECLAIANRALWHNPSNSAGTRQGTDATPLFCCSEEEVKVSSDAAVNLGVGIGLGAVLTDKHGSVLGCRYGSRNGAFTVVEGEALAMLEGLKFCRDRGLLDIIVETDCQFFISVACSP from the coding sequence ATGTTCATGTGGAGGTGTCTTGCTAATGCTTTACCTACGGCCCAGGCTCTAAGAAGTAAAAATATCGATGTCGATGTGAAGTGTAGAAGATGTGGAGATTATGAGGAAACGATGGAACATGCGCTGCGCGACTGTAGTTGGGTTGGGGTTCTTTGGGCCGTTTCTCCTCTTCGGATTCAGCCTTTGAGTAATGGAGATTTATGTGATATTCCTACGTGGTTCGAGAAAATCCGCAGTCTTCCTTCCCGGGAGGTTCATGCTCTTTTTGCCACGCTTGTGTGGACGGCTTGGTTTGCTAGAAATATGTTTCTCTTCCAAAATAAAGCTTTCTCTCATGTGGAGTGCTTGGCCATTGCAAACAGAGCTCTGTGGCACAATCCGTCTAATTCTGCGGGAACAAGGCAGGGGACAGATGCAACTCCTCTTTTTTGTTGCTCTGAGGAGGAGGTCAAAGTTTCTTCGGATGCGGCGGTTAATCTGGGGGTTGGGATCGGTCTTGGAGCGGTGTTGACTGATAAACATGGTTCTGTTTTGGGGTGCAGGTATGGTTCAAGAAATGGAGCTTTTACGGTGGTTGAAGGAGAAGCTTTGGCCATGCTTGAAGGTTTGAAGTTCTGTAGGGATCGGGGTTTGTTGGATATCATTGTTGAAACTGACTGCCAATTCTTTATATCGGTTGCTTGTTCGCCATGA
- the LOC131024926 gene encoding LOW QUALITY PROTEIN: 1-aminocyclopropane-1-carboxylate synthase-like (The sequence of the model RefSeq protein was modified relative to this genomic sequence to represent the inferred CDS: deleted 1 base in 1 codon) — translation MEFTKARSNQGQILSKIATNDGHGENSPYFDGWKAYDSDPYHPTKNPHGVIQMGLAENQLCFDLVQEWIKNNPKASICTEEGIADFRDIAIYQDYHGLPQFRNAVARFMEKVRGNRVRFDPDRIVMSGGATGAQETLAFCLADRGDAFLVPTPYYPGNDRDLTWRTGVKLVPVVCESSDGFQITRRALESAYKEAQDSNVRVKGLLLNNPSNPLGTVLDRETLQESLNFTAEKNIHLICDEIYSATVFGQPGFVSVAELVQDNPGCNLDLIHIVYSLSKDLGFPGFRVGVVYSYNDAVVSCARKMSSFGLVSTQTQRLMAAMLSDEAFVDGFLAESARRLGRRHGDMCRGLGQVGIGSLESNAGLFCWMDLRRLLKAATYEAELELWRVIVSEVKLNVSPGASFHCAEPGWFRVCFANMDDETMGVAMGRIRKFVVRKREEEAAAARKKTMQCSRRDLEISLSFRRRLDDMVMMSPHSPMASPLVRART, via the exons ATGGAGTTCACCAAGGCAAGATCAAACCAAGGCCAAATTCTATCCAAGATTGCAACCAACGACGGGCATGGCGAAAACTCGCCTTACTTCGATGGCTGGAAGGCATACGACAGCGATCCTTACCATCCCACCAAAAACCCTCATGGAGTTATTCAAATGGGACTAGCAGAAAATCag CTTTGCTTTGATCTAGTCCAAGAATGGATCAAAAACAACCCAAAGGCCTCCATTTGCACAGAAGAAGGCATTGCTGATTTCAGAGACATCGCCATTTATCAGGATTATCATGGCTTGCCGCAGTTCAGAAAT GCTGTTGCAAGATTCATGGAGAAAGTGAGAGGAAACAGAGTCCGGTTCGACCCGGACCGCATCGTGATGAGCGGCGGCGCCACCGGAGCTCAAGAAACACTTGCCTTCTGCTTGGCTGATCGCGGCGATGCATTCTTAGTCCCAACACCATATTACCCAGG AAACGACAGAGATCTGACGTGGCGCACGGGAGTAAAACTAGTTCCAGTCGTGTGCGAGAGCAGCGACGGCTTCCAGATTACGCGGCGCGCCCTCGAGTCCGCATACAAAGAAGCCCAAGACTCCAACGTGAGAGTGAAAGGGTTACTCCTCAACAACCCCTCGAATCCACTAGGCACA GTGCTAGACCGAGAAACCCTACAAGAGTCGCTCAACTTCACCGCCGAGAAGAACATCCACCTCATCTGCGACGAGATCTACTCCGCCACCGTGTTCGGGCAGCCGGGGTTCGTGAGCGTGGCGGAGCTGGTGCAGGACAACCCGGGCTGCAACCTCGACCTCATCCACATCGTCTACAGCCTGTCCAAGGACCTCGGCTTCCCCGGCTTCCGCGTCGGCGTCGTGTACTCGTACAACGACGCCGTCGTCAGCTGCGCGAGGAAGATGTCGAGCTTCGGCCTCGTGTCGACGCAGACGCAGCGGCTGATGGCGGCGATGCTGTCGGACGAGGCCTTCGTCGACGGGTTCCTCGCGGAGAGCGCGAGGAGGCTGGGGAGGCGGCACGGGGACATGTGCCGGGGTTTGGGGCAGGTGGGGATCGGGAGCTTGGAGAGCAACGCGGGGCTGTTCTGCTGGATGGACCTGCGGCGGCTGCTGAAGGCGGCGACGTACGAGGCGGAGCTGGAGCTGTGGCGGGTGATCGTGAGCGAGGTGAAGCTGAACGTGTCGCCGGGGGCGTCGTTCCACTGCGCGGAGCCCGGGTGGTTCCGCGTGTGCTTCGCGAACATGGACGACGAGACGATGGGGGTGGCGATGGGGAGGATAAGGAAGTTTgtggtgaggaagagggaggaggaggcggcggcggcgaggaaGAAGACGATGCAGTGCAGCAGGAGGGACCTCGAGATCAGCTTGTCGTTCCGGCGGCGGCTCGATGACATGGTGATGATGTCGCCGCACTCGCCCATGGCGTCGCCGCTCGTTCGAGCCAGGACTTGA